In Aliidongia dinghuensis, one genomic interval encodes:
- the argS gene encoding arginine--tRNA ligase, which yields MNVFSYFHAEIAGALGRLAAEGKLPAGLDLAKLVVEPPRDAAHGDLSTNAAMVLTKQVGKPPRAIAELLVAALRAHPAVTEATIAGPGFLNWRLKDDFWQERLKDILAVGPAYGASDIGRGTKINVEYVSANPTGPMHVGHARGAVFGDALASLLAKAGFDVCREYYINDAGAQVDVLARSAYLRYREALGEAIGEIPQGLYPGEYLKAAGQALVQCYGDKWLGKDESEWLVPVRDVAIETMLAMIKDDLASLGVRHDVFTSERALHASGAIDKALATLEAAGLIYVGVLEPPKGKTPDDWEPRPQTLFAASRFGDDVDRPLKKSDGAWTYFAADIAYHLDKYRRGFAQQIDVLGADHGGYVKRMQAAVTAITNGGGSLDVKICQLVQLLDNGEPVKMSKRSGTFVTLREVVEEVGKDIVRFMMLTRKNDQTLDFDFAKVVDQSRDNMVWYVQYAHARAQSVLRKARAEDPAADLADQALAAADLTPLVDPSELALIRQLAGWPRLIESAAEAHEPHRLAFYLYEIAAQFHALWNKGKDDASLRFVLAGDTRTTLARLALVQAVGFVIASGLDVFGVAPVMELR from the coding sequence ATGAACGTCTTTTCCTATTTTCATGCCGAGATCGCGGGCGCGCTCGGCCGGCTCGCCGCCGAGGGCAAGCTGCCGGCCGGACTCGACCTCGCGAAGCTCGTGGTCGAGCCGCCGCGCGACGCCGCCCACGGCGATCTCTCGACCAATGCGGCCATGGTGCTGACCAAGCAGGTGGGCAAGCCGCCGCGCGCCATCGCCGAGCTGCTGGTGGCGGCGCTCCGCGCCCATCCCGCCGTGACGGAGGCGACGATCGCGGGGCCCGGCTTCCTCAATTGGCGGCTCAAGGATGATTTCTGGCAGGAACGCCTCAAGGACATCCTCGCCGTCGGCCCGGCCTATGGCGCCTCCGACATCGGCCGCGGCACCAAGATCAATGTCGAGTATGTCTCGGCCAACCCGACCGGCCCGATGCATGTCGGCCACGCCCGGGGCGCCGTGTTCGGCGACGCGCTCGCGAGCTTGCTGGCCAAGGCCGGCTTCGACGTCTGCCGGGAATATTACATCAACGACGCAGGCGCCCAGGTCGACGTGCTGGCCCGCTCGGCCTATCTGCGCTACCGCGAGGCGCTGGGGGAGGCGATCGGCGAGATCCCGCAGGGCCTCTATCCGGGCGAGTACCTGAAGGCGGCCGGCCAGGCGCTCGTTCAGTGTTACGGCGACAAGTGGCTGGGCAAGGACGAGTCGGAGTGGCTGGTGCCGGTCCGCGACGTCGCGATCGAAACCATGCTCGCCATGATCAAGGACGATCTCGCGAGCCTGGGCGTGCGTCACGACGTCTTCACCTCCGAGCGGGCGCTGCACGCGTCCGGCGCCATCGACAAGGCGCTGGCGACGCTAGAGGCGGCGGGGCTCATCTATGTCGGCGTGCTCGAACCGCCGAAGGGCAAGACGCCGGACGATTGGGAGCCGCGGCCGCAGACGCTGTTCGCGGCGAGCCGCTTCGGTGACGACGTCGACCGGCCGCTCAAGAAGTCCGATGGTGCCTGGACCTATTTCGCCGCCGACATCGCCTATCACCTCGATAAGTATCGGCGCGGCTTCGCCCAGCAGATCGACGTGCTGGGCGCCGACCATGGCGGCTATGTGAAGCGCATGCAGGCGGCGGTGACGGCGATCACCAACGGCGGCGGCTCGCTCGACGTCAAGATCTGCCAGCTCGTCCAGCTCCTGGATAATGGCGAGCCGGTCAAAATGTCGAAGCGCTCCGGCACGTTCGTGACACTGCGCGAGGTGGTGGAGGAGGTCGGCAAGGACATCGTCCGCTTCATGATGCTGACGCGGAAGAATGACCAGACGCTCGATTTCGATTTCGCCAAGGTGGTCGACCAGTCGCGCGACAACATGGTCTGGTACGTCCAGTACGCCCATGCCCGCGCACAGTCGGTGCTGCGCAAGGCGCGGGCGGAGGATCCGGCAGCGGACCTCGCCGACCAGGCACTGGCCGCGGCCGACCTCACGCCGCTCGTCGATCCGTCCGAACTGGCGCTCATCCGCCAGCTCGCCGGCTGGCCGCGTCTGATCGAAAGTGCCGCAGAGGCGCACGAACCGCATCGGCTGGCGTTCTATCTCTATGAGATCGCGGCCCAGTTCCACGCGCTGTGGAACAAGGGCAAGGATGATGCGAGCTTGCGCTTCGTCCTGGCTGGCGATACCCGGACGACGCTCGCGCGCCTGGCCCTGGTGCAGGCGGTGGGCTTCGTCATCGCCTCTGGCCTGGACGTGTTCGGGGTCGCCCCGGTGATGGAGTTGCGTTGA
- a CDS encoding SPOR domain-containing protein, with protein MPPRLFPDEPEPPRHDDGLSIDPTDRPYYASEDEPRRGGLIRNIAVVAVMLVCAGAIYFAYNKGKQAGSAPGGAIPLIRADQDPTKKKPDDAGGSVPDEDKLVYNPNDPNAAKYERLLPPPEQPLPRPAAPPAADEPLPVQNVAPAATPQMAPPTAAAGLATESASQQANTTGMMTAPPGAKAAPGVEIPPAPPPQAVPAAPAKPVPLAPQTAAARPAPPAAAASGGPLRVQIAATKDEASARTEFARLQKAHPDLLGNLSATVVKADLGDKGTFYRIQAGPLADRAQADKLCGQLKPLGIGCIVVH; from the coding sequence ATGCCGCCGCGCCTGTTTCCAGACGAGCCCGAGCCGCCGCGCCACGACGACGGCCTGTCGATCGACCCGACGGACCGGCCCTACTACGCGTCCGAAGACGAGCCCCGGCGCGGCGGCCTGATCCGCAACATCGCGGTCGTGGCCGTGATGCTCGTCTGCGCCGGTGCCATCTATTTCGCCTACAACAAGGGCAAGCAGGCCGGCAGCGCGCCGGGCGGCGCCATTCCGCTCATTCGTGCGGACCAGGACCCGACAAAGAAGAAGCCGGACGATGCCGGCGGCTCGGTGCCCGACGAGGACAAGCTCGTCTATAACCCGAACGATCCGAACGCCGCCAAGTACGAGCGCCTGTTGCCGCCGCCGGAGCAGCCGCTGCCGAGGCCCGCGGCACCGCCGGCCGCCGACGAGCCGCTGCCGGTGCAGAACGTGGCGCCGGCGGCGACGCCGCAGATGGCGCCGCCGACGGCTGCGGCTGGGCTTGCGACCGAGAGCGCCTCGCAGCAGGCGAACACGACGGGCATGATGACGGCGCCGCCCGGCGCCAAGGCCGCGCCCGGCGTGGAGATCCCGCCGGCTCCACCGCCGCAGGCGGTGCCCGCCGCGCCCGCGAAGCCCGTGCCGCTGGCACCGCAGACGGCGGCGGCTCGTCCGGCGCCGCCGGCCGCCGCTGCCTCGGGCGGCCCGTTGCGCGTCCAGATCGCCGCCACCAAGGACGAGGCGTCGGCGCGCACCGAGTTCGCCCGGCTGCAAAAGGCGCATCCCGACCTGCTGGGCAATCTTTCGGCGACCGTGGTCAAGGCGGACCTGGGCGACAAGGGCACCTTCTACCGCATCCAGGCTGGCCCTCTTGCCGACCGGGCACAGGCCGACAAGCTGTGCGGCCAGCTGAAGCCGCTCGGGATCGGGTGCATCGTTGTCCATTGA